In Pleurodeles waltl isolate 20211129_DDA chromosome 5, aPleWal1.hap1.20221129, whole genome shotgun sequence, one genomic interval encodes:
- the DLL1 gene encoding delta-like protein 1 translates to MDRQSLLACAALLCVLCQVSCSGLFELKLQEFVNKKGPLGNANCCRAGGSVQQGALLQCQCRTFFRVCLKHYQANVSPEPPCTYGSAVTPVLGQGSFTVPEGGEATFSNPIRIAFGFTWPGTFSLIIEALHTDSPDDLSTENPDRLISRMAIQRHLAVGEDWSQDSQSNGRTDLKYSYRFVCDEHYYGEGCSVFCRPRDDPFGHFTCGERGEKQCNQGWKGQYCTEAICLPGCDEQHGFCDRPGECKCRVGWQGRYCDECIRYPGCLHGTCQQPWQCNCQEGWGGLFCNQDLNYCTHHKPCKNAATCTNTGQGSYTCSCRPGYTGANCEIEVNECEANPCKNGGSCADLENSYSCTCPPGFYGKNCELSAMTCADGPCFNGGRCSDNPDGGYSCRCPVSYSGFNCEKKIDYCSSNPCSNGAHCVDLGNSYICQCPDGFSGRHCDDNLDDCASFPCANGGTCQDGVNDYSCTCPPGYNGKNCSTPVSRCEHSPCHNGATCHERNNRYVCECARGYGGLNCQFLLPEQPQEHEIGDNTEKYTEGQGGQFPWIAVCAGIILVLMLLFGCAAVVVCFRVKMQKQRQRDSDSFRGESETMNNLANCRREKDISVSVIGATQIKNTNKKADLYSESTPDKNGYKARYPSVDYNLVHELKQEDSAKEEHGKRDSKCPASDLEADEKYPVQLKSSETCERRRPESLYSTSKETKYQSVYVISEAKDECIIATEV, encoded by the exons ATGGATCGCCAGTCCCTGCTGGCTTGCGCCGCACTCCTGTGCGTGCTGTGTCAG GTGTCGTGCTCCGGCCTCTTCGAGCTGAAGCTGCAGGAGTTTGTGAACAAGAAGGGTCCGCTGGGGAACGCCAACTGCTGCCGCGCGGGCGGCTCCGTCCAGCAGGGGGCGCTGCTGCAGTGCCAGTGCCGCACCTTCTTCCGTGTCTGCCTCAAGCACTACCAGGCCAACGTGTCCCCCGAGCCGCCCTGCACCTACGGCAGCGCCGTCACGCCCGTGCTGGGCCAGGGCTCCTTCACCGTGCCCGAGGGCGGCGAAGCCACTTTCAGCAACCCCATCCGCATCGCCTTCGGCTTCACCTGGCCA GGCACTTTCTCGCTTATCATTGAAGCGCTGCACACGGATTCCCCCGATGATCTCTCTACAG AGAACCCCGACCGGCTCATCAGTCGTATGGCTATCCAGCGCCACCTGGCGGTGGGCGAGGATTGGTCCCAAGACTCGCAGAGCAACGGCCGCACCGATCTCAAGTATTCCTACCGCTTTGTGTGCGACGAACACTACTATGGGGAGGGCTGCTCCGTCTTCTGCCGCCCCCGGGACGACCCCTTTGGGCACTTCACCTGCGGGGAGCGTGGCGAGAAGCAGTGTAATCAAGGCTGGAAGGGCCAGTACTGCACCGAGG CAATCTGTTTACCCGGCTGCGATGAGCAACACGGATTCTGCGACAGGCCCGGAGAATGCAA ATGCAGAGTGGGCTGGCAGGGACGCTATTGTGACGAGTGCATCCGATACCCTGGCTGCCTTCATGGCACCTGCCAGCAGCCATGGCAGTGCAACTGCCAGGAAGGATGGGGCGGACTCTTCTGCAATCAAG ATCTCAACTACTGCACCCATCACAAGCCCTGCAAGAATGCGGCCACTTGCACCAACACCGGCCAGGGGAGCTACACCTGCTCCTGCCGCCCTGGGTACACCGGTGCCAACTGCGAGATTGAGGTCAACGAATGTGAAGCCAACCCCTGCAAGAATGGAGGCAGTTGCGCG GACCTCGAAAACAGCTATTCCTGCACCTGTCCACCAGGCTTCTATGGTAAGAACTGCGAGCTGAGCGCCATGACCTGCGCTGACGGGCCCTGCTTCAACGGAGGCCGGTGCTCGGACAATCCAGATGGTGGCTACAGCTGTCGGTGCCCGGTGTCTTACTCTGGCTTCAACTGTGAAAAGAAAATTGATTACTGCAGCTCCAACCCCTGTTCCAACG GCGCTCACTGTGTTGATCTTGGAAATTCCTACATCTGCCAGTGCCCGGATGGCTTCAGCGGGAGACACTGTGATGACAACTTGGATGACTGTGCCTCCTTCCCTTGTGCCAACGGTGGCACCTGCCAGGACGGGGTCAATGACTATTCCTGCACCTGTCCTCCGGGGTACAACGGCAAGAACTGCAGCACGCCAGTCAGCAGATGCGAGCACAGCCCTTGCCACAACGGGGCGACGTGCCATGAGAGAAACAACCGCTATGTCTGCGAATGCGCCCGGGGCTACGGTGGATTGAACTGCCAGTTCCTTCTCCCCGAGCAGCCCCAAGAGCATGAAATAGGAGACAACACCGAAAAGTACACCGAAGGCCAAGGCGGACAGTTTCCTTGGATTGCGGTGTGCGCCGGAATTATCCTGGTCTTGATGCTGCTGTTTGGGTGCGCGGCGGTCGTGGTGTGCTTCCGGGTGAAGATGCAGAAGCAGCGCCAGCGCGACTCCGACTCCTTCCGAGGCGAGTCCGAGACCATGAACAACCTGGCCAACTGCAGGAGAGAAAAGGACATCTCTGTTAGCGTCATTGGGGCAACCCAGATCAAAAACACAAACAAGAAAGCAGACTTGTACAGCGAGAGTACGCCTGACAAAAATGGCTACAAAGCCAGATACCCCTCAGTGGACTATAATCTAGTGCACGAGCTCAAGCAGGAGGACTCTGCGAAGGAGGAGCACGGCAAACGCGATTCAAAGTGCCCAGCCAGTGACTTGGAGGCAGACGAGAAGTACCCAGTGCAACTAAAAAG CAGTGAGACATGTGAACGAAGGCGGCCAGAATCCTTATATTCAACTTCAAAAGAGACAAAGTACCAGTCGGTGTATGTCATATCAGAGGCAAAAGATGAGTGCATCATAGCAACAGAG